From a single Loigolactobacillus coryniformis subsp. coryniformis KCTC 3167 = DSM 20001 genomic region:
- a CDS encoding APC family permease, translated as MQERHKIGLFSLVMLALSSIIGSGWLFGSGEAAMVAGPAAIIAWIIGAIVIMAIAFNYVELGAMFPESGGMSRYAQYSHGPLLGFIAAWANWVSLVTIIPIEAVAAVQYMSSWPWAWANWTRQFVAHGDVTTFGLLIVFLFMLVFTLLNFWSIRLLTRFTSLIAVFKMVVPALTIILLMASGFHPANFGHNWQTFAPQGSAAIFQATTASGIIFSYNAFQTVINMGSEIRDSRHNVARGIAISLLISAVIYTLLQVTFIGSVPPHLLAQSGWHGLNFASPFADLAILLGLQWWSILLYLDAFVSPFGTGVTFVAVTSRTLWAMAKNQHMPQWLGRLNRRYGIPRLAMAANLVISLLMVSVFRNWSVLASVISTSTLIAYLTGPVTVISLRKLRPNFKRPVASKWLRVVAPVAFVLASLATYWAMWPTTIQVILVILLGLPFYVYYEWRRGFPNFKQQLKGSLWLIIYLVFLSAVSYLGSQPFGGNGWLHYPWDFVLISVTAYLFYCWGVASRIDSDELVAAAEVNRQVKVDDDE; from the coding sequence ATGCAGGAACGTCATAAAATTGGTTTATTTTCTCTAGTCATGCTGGCACTGAGTTCGATCATTGGTTCTGGTTGGCTGTTTGGTTCTGGGGAGGCGGCAATGGTTGCCGGTCCTGCAGCGATCATTGCCTGGATCATCGGTGCGATCGTGATCATGGCGATTGCTTTTAACTATGTTGAGTTAGGGGCAATGTTTCCTGAAAGTGGGGGAATGAGTCGTTATGCACAATACAGTCATGGACCGCTGCTCGGATTTATTGCGGCATGGGCTAACTGGGTATCTCTAGTAACGATCATCCCCATTGAAGCGGTGGCGGCAGTGCAATATATGAGCTCATGGCCGTGGGCGTGGGCTAATTGGACCCGCCAATTTGTTGCTCATGGGGATGTGACCACATTCGGTCTGTTGATCGTCTTTTTATTTATGTTAGTATTTACGCTATTGAATTTCTGGTCGATTCGTTTATTAACTCGTTTCACCAGTTTGATCGCTGTTTTTAAAATGGTGGTCCCGGCATTAACGATCATCTTATTGATGGCATCCGGCTTTCATCCCGCTAATTTTGGTCATAATTGGCAGACTTTTGCGCCACAGGGTAGCGCGGCAATTTTTCAGGCGACGACAGCGTCAGGAATTATCTTTTCATATAATGCGTTTCAGACTGTGATCAATATGGGGAGCGAAATTCGCGATTCACGACATAACGTGGCACGGGGAATCGCTATTTCATTGTTGATCAGTGCCGTGATCTATACGTTGTTGCAAGTCACTTTTATCGGTAGTGTACCGCCACATTTGTTGGCTCAGAGTGGTTGGCATGGTTTAAATTTTGCCTCGCCATTCGCAGATCTGGCAATTTTACTAGGACTGCAGTGGTGGTCGATCTTGCTTTATTTAGATGCTTTTGTATCCCCGTTTGGCACTGGGGTTACCTTTGTGGCGGTCACAAGTCGGACGCTATGGGCGATGGCCAAAAATCAGCACATGCCACAGTGGCTAGGCCGTTTGAATCGACGTTATGGCATTCCGCGGTTGGCGATGGCCGCTAATTTAGTGATCAGTTTGCTAATGGTCAGCGTTTTTCGTAATTGGAGTGTGTTGGCCAGTGTGATTTCCACATCAACTTTGATTGCCTATTTAACTGGACCAGTGACGGTGATCTCCTTACGTAAGTTGCGGCCTAATTTTAAGCGACCGGTGGCGTCAAAATGGCTACGCGTTGTTGCGCCAGTTGCCTTTGTTCTAGCAAGTTTAGCCACTTACTGGGCAATGTGGCCAACTACGATCCAAGTCATCTTGGTTATTTTGTTGGGATTACCTTTTTACGTTTATTATGAGTGGCGTCGCGGGTTTCCTAATTTCAAACAGCAATTAAAAGGAAGCTTGTGGCTGATCATTTATTTGGTCTTTCTTTCGGCCGTTTCGTATCTTGGTAGTCAGCCGTTTGGCGGAAATGGTTGGTTACATTACCCATGGGATTTTGTGCTGATCAGTGTTACGGCATATCTTTTTTACTGCTGGGGTGTAGCCAGTCGAATCGATAGTGACGAGCTGGTTGCAGCAGCGGAGGTTAATCGACAAGTTAAAGTGGATGATGATGAGTAA
- a CDS encoding DMT family transporter: MRTRQLQGILLAAVGAILWGVSGPIAQWLFTTRQLSLVWLIESKMLISGILLLLFAALLPKERQRLFALWHSWRSIIALLAFTIFGMVAMQFVYYKAVAVGNAATATILQFLSPVFIVLYTMLREQAVPRRADLIAVLVALVGTFLLVTGGQPTHLAISPAAFFWGVATGMAAAAYVLLPIHLLAEYGAIAISGWAMTLGGLLFGLLHPGAWQIPHLDLVGQLGYWFIVIPGTVVAYSLYLASLDYISATAVGLLDAFEPLAATVLSVLYLRVHFGWIEFGGTLLILSTVFILALARPQSLESS, translated from the coding sequence GTGCGGACAAGACAGTTACAAGGAATCTTATTAGCGGCAGTTGGGGCGATTCTCTGGGGCGTTTCTGGACCCATTGCGCAATGGTTATTTACGACGCGCCAGCTGAGTTTAGTTTGGCTGATCGAGTCTAAAATGTTGATCTCCGGCATCTTGCTTTTGTTGTTTGCGGCTTTGTTGCCCAAGGAGCGTCAGCGTTTATTTGCGCTGTGGCATTCTTGGCGGAGTATCATTGCTTTGCTTGCGTTTACGATCTTTGGCATGGTGGCTATGCAGTTTGTTTACTACAAAGCTGTGGCGGTTGGCAATGCCGCAACCGCGACGATCTTACAGTTTTTGTCACCGGTATTCATCGTATTATATACGATGTTGCGTGAACAAGCAGTCCCACGACGTGCAGATTTAATTGCCGTATTGGTTGCCTTAGTGGGGACTTTTTTGTTAGTCACTGGTGGACAGCCAACACATTTAGCTATCTCACCGGCGGCCTTTTTCTGGGGCGTGGCTACTGGAATGGCCGCGGCAGCTTATGTTTTATTGCCGATTCACTTATTGGCTGAGTATGGTGCAATCGCGATCTCCGGTTGGGCAATGACGTTAGGTGGGTTACTATTTGGGTTACTCCATCCCGGTGCGTGGCAGATACCGCATTTGGATCTGGTTGGTCAGCTGGGTTATTGGTTTATCGTGATTCCCGGTACAGTGGTTGCTTATTCGCTATATTTGGCGAGTTTAGATTATATTTCAGCAACGGCAGTCGGACTGTTAGATGCCTTTGAACCACTAGCCGCGACGGTCTTATCAGTTTTGTATTTAAGGGTGCATTTTGGGTGGATTGAATTTGGGGGTACGTTACTTATTTTAAGCACGGTCTTCATTCTAGCGCTGGCCCGACCACAATCGCTAGAGTCGTCATAG
- the ltrA gene encoding group II intron reverse transcriptase/maturase, which yields MRKSQKTEQADRQRMIGLEDQRQTGARSIASGEGEKMSGTQFQALVLARNNLNLAYQRVVRNKGAAGVDGMTVDELKPYLKVHREELLAELANGTYKPAPVKQVSIPKPNGGTRKLGIPTVIDRLVQQAVAQVLSPIYEQIFANNSFGFRPQRSAHDAVQQVVQLDNAGYHYVVDLDLKAYFDTVNHDMLMKFLKQRISDRWILRLIRRFLTSGTMNGQLFERSEKGTPQGGPISPLLANIYLNEFDQELARRGHEFVRYADDCNIFVKSPRAGQRVLASVTRFLEHELKLTLNQEKTQVVATNRMKFLGFTLGHTKGRAFPYPVWSAKQRVKQALRRLTKRNRGVSEDQIMAEIRQKMRGWLQYYSLGRMKRFITELDAWLRSRIRQYIWKQWKKAKTRENNLSGLGFTKDEAKLSANTRKGYWRTAHSKTLCRTLTNKELERRGLINLSQTLQQIQSA from the coding sequence AGAAAAGATGAGTGGCACTCAGTTTCAAGCATTAGTTTTGGCCCGCAACAACCTGAATTTGGCTTATCAACGTGTGGTCAGGAACAAAGGGGCGGCCGGAGTTGACGGTATGACCGTTGATGAATTGAAACCGTACCTGAAAGTACATCGCGAAGAATTACTCGCAGAATTGGCCAATGGGACTTATAAACCGGCACCAGTCAAGCAAGTCTCAATTCCAAAGCCCAACGGTGGAACGCGTAAGCTTGGCATTCCGACCGTGATCGACCGGCTAGTCCAGCAGGCCGTGGCCCAGGTCCTTTCGCCGATATATGAACAGATCTTCGCCAACAATAGTTTTGGTTTTCGACCCCAACGCAGTGCACATGACGCAGTTCAACAGGTCGTTCAGCTAGATAATGCGGGTTATCACTATGTGGTTGATCTGGATTTGAAGGCCTACTTCGATACGGTTAATCATGACATGCTTATGAAGTTTCTCAAGCAGCGAATTAGTGACCGCTGGATACTACGGCTCATTCGCCGTTTTCTGACTAGTGGCACCATGAATGGGCAATTGTTTGAACGCAGTGAGAAAGGCACACCGCAAGGCGGGCCGATCTCGCCACTGTTAGCGAATATTTATCTCAACGAATTCGACCAAGAACTAGCTAGGCGCGGTCATGAATTTGTCCGTTACGCCGATGACTGCAATATCTTTGTTAAAAGTCCACGCGCGGGCCAACGAGTCCTCGCTAGTGTGACTCGTTTTCTCGAGCATGAGTTAAAACTCACGCTCAATCAGGAAAAGACACAAGTGGTCGCCACCAACAGAATGAAGTTCTTAGGTTTTACGTTGGGCCACACTAAAGGCAGGGCTTTTCCCTATCCGGTGTGGTCAGCGAAGCAGCGAGTTAAACAAGCATTGAGGCGGCTGACTAAGCGTAATCGTGGTGTATCCGAAGACCAAATAATGGCAGAGATTCGTCAAAAGATGCGCGGTTGGTTGCAGTATTACAGCTTGGGTAGAATGAAGCGGTTCATCACGGAATTAGATGCGTGGCTGCGGTCACGTATTCGCCAGTACATTTGGAAACAATGGAAGAAAGCCAAAACTAGAGAGAACAACTTGAGCGGATTAGGATTTACGAAAGATGAAGCTAAGCTATCCGCTAACACGCGTAAAGGGTACTGGCGGACAGCGCATAGTAAAACGCTGTGCCGTACCCTAACTAACAAAGAGCTGGAACGTCGTGGACTCATTAACTTGAGTCAGACGCTCCAGCAAATTCAGAGTGCTTAA